In Phaseolus vulgaris cultivar G19833 chromosome 10, P. vulgaris v2.0, whole genome shotgun sequence, a single genomic region encodes these proteins:
- the LOC137818362 gene encoding heme-binding-like protein At3g10130, chloroplastic: MGLVFGKISVETAKYEVIKSTSEYEIRKYVPCVVAEVTYDPSQFKENKDGGFMVLASYIGAVGNPQNTKPEKIAMTAPVITKESGGGGEKIAMTAPVVTKDGAGEEGKKNKMVTMQFVLPAVYGKAEEAPKPTDERVLIKEEGERKYGVVKFGGVASEEVVREKVEKLRVCLETDGFKVVGDYVLARYNPPWTIPVFRTNEVMIPVE; the protein is encoded by the coding sequence ATGGGTTTAGTATTTGGAAAAATCAGTGTGGAGACTGCAAAATACGAAGTGATCAAATCCACAAGCGAGTACGAAATCCGCAAATATGTACCCTGTGTAGTGGCTGAAGTCACATATGACCCATCACAGTTCAAGGAAAATAAAGATGGTGGCTTTATGGTTTTGGCCAGTTACATTGGTGCTGTGGGGAACCCCCAGAACACCAAGCCTGAAAAGATTGCAATGACTGCACCAGTTATAACCAAGGAGAGTGGTGGGGGTGGTGAGAAGATTGCTATGACAGCCCCAGTTGTGACAAAAGATGGTGCTGGTGaagaagggaagaagaacaagaTGGTGACTATGCAGTTTGTTTTGCCAGCTGTGTATGGGAAAGCTGAGGAGGCGCCTAAACCTACTGATGAGAGGGTTCTGATAAAGGAAGAGGGTGAGAGGAAATATGGGGTGGTGAAGTTTGGAGGTGTGGCATCAGAGGAAGTGGTGAGGGAGAAGGTGGAGAAGCTGAGGGTGTGTTTGGAGACTGATGGGTTTAAGGTGGTTGGGGATTACGTGTTGGCCAGGTACAACCCACCTTGGACAATTCCTGTCTTCAGGACTAATGAGGTTATGATCCCAGTTGAATGA
- the LOC137818363 gene encoding protein transport protein yos1: MGFWTFLEGFLLFANALAILNEERFLAPRGWTLRDMTEPRRNSLKGQIIGLIYACQFLRLPLILFNIIFIIVKLVSG; encoded by the coding sequence ATGGGTTTCTGGACTTTTTTAGAAGGCTTTTTGCTCTTTGCAAATGCATTGGCAATTTTGAATGAGGAGCGGTTCCTTGCTCCAAGGGGATGGACTTTGAGAGATATGACAGAGCCTAGGAGGAATTCTCTTAAAGGGCAAATAATAGGGCTCATATATGCCTGTCAATTCTTGAGACTTCCTCTAATTCTCTTCAACATTATCTTTATAATTGTGAAGCTGGTCTCTGGATAA